The DNA region CGGATCTTGTCGCGGAGCTTCTGCAGACGCTCGTCCGTCTCCTCGGCCGACAGCTGCGGGGCCCACTGGAACGGCGTGTGCGGCTTGGGCACGAAGCCGCCGATGGAGACGGTGCAGCGGATGTCGTTCTGGCCGGAGACCTCGCGGCCCTTCGCGATGACGTTGATCGCCATGTCGGCGATCTGCAGCACGTCCTCGTCGGTCTCGGTGGGCAGGCCGCACATGAAGTACAGCTTCACCTGGCGCCAGCCGTTGCCGTAGGCGGTGGCGACGGTCCGGATCAGGTCCTCCTCCGAGACCATCTTGTTGATGACCTTGCGCATGCGCTCGGAGCCGCCCTCGGGGGCGAAGGTGAGGCCGGAGCGGCGTCCGTTGCGGGTCAGCTCGTTGGCAAGGTCGACGTTGAACGCGTCCACGCGGGTCGAGGGGAGGGACAGGCCGACCTTGTCGTCCGTGTAGCGGTCGGCGAGGCCCTTGGCGATGTCGCCGATCTCCGAGTGGTCCGCGGAGGACAGGGAGAGGAGGCCGACCTCCTCGAAGCCGGTGGCCTTCAGACCGCGCTCCACCATCTCGCCGATGCCGGTGATGCTTCGCTCCCGCACGGGGCGCGTGATCATGCCGGCCTGGCAGAAGCGGCAGCCGCGGGTGCAGCCGCGGAAGATCTCGACGGACATGCGCTCGTGGACGGTCTCCGCGAGCGGGACGAGCGGCTGCTTGGGGTAGGGCCACTCGTCGAGGTCCATGACGGTGTGCTTGGACACGCGCCACGGCACGCCGGACTTGTTGGGGACGACGCGGCCGATGCGGCCGTCCGGCAGGTACTCGACGTCGTAGAAGCCCGGGATGTAGACGCTGCCGGTCTTCGCGAGGCGGAAGAGGACCTCCTCGCGGCCGCCGGGCCGGCCCTCGGCCTTCCACTGGCGGATGATCTCGGTCATGTCGAGCACGGCCTGCTCGCCGTCGCCGATGATCGCCGCGTCGATGAAGTCCGCGATCGGCTCGGGGTTGAAGGCGGCGTGGCCGCCGGCGAGCACGATGGGGTGGTCGACGGTGCGGTCCTTCGACTCCAGCGGGATGCCCGCCAGGTCGAGGGCGGTGAGCATGTTCGTGTAGCCGAGCTCGGTGGAGAAGCTGAGGCCGAAGACGTCGAACGCGCTCACCGGGCGGTGCGAGTCCACGGTGAACTGCGGCACGTTGTGCTCGCGCATCAGCGCTTCGAGGTCCGGCCACACGCTGTAGGTGCGCTCGGCGAGGACGCCGTCGCGCTCGTTGAGCACCTCATAGAGGATCATGACGCCCTGGTTGGGCAGACCGACCTCGTACGCGTCCGGGTACATCAGCGCCCAGCGGACGTCGGCGGACTCCCACGGCTTGACCGTGGAGTTCAGCTCTCCACCGACGTACTGAATCGGCTTCTGCACGTGCGGGAGCAGAGCTTCGAGCTGCGGGAAGACAGACTCGGCAGCAGACATCTCGAACCTTCGTGAGCTGGCAGGGGGGCGACTCTCAAGCGTACCCCGGTGCTCAGTGGGTCAGCGCCGCCCGGATTTCCGGGGCGGAGGCCCGGTCCCAGAGCTCGGGGAGCGCGCGCTCGTCGGCCTCCGCGGCCTGCGCTTCGCGGCCGTGCAGAACGCCCCAGGTGAAGGCGGACTCGCCGGCCTCGTGGGCCTCGGTCGCGAGGTCGAGGAGGGCGGCGCGGGCGACGACGCTGTCCTGGTGGTCGCCGAGGCAGGACTGGACGCGCTTCATGCGTTTGGCGAAGCGCTTGGCGGGCTTGCCGAGGGTGGGGGTGGCGGCCTCGCCGGCGTAGCGGGCGCGCTTGGCGGCCTTGCGGGCCTCGTGGAGGGCGAGGTCGCGCTCGGTGCCGGGGTCGAGGGCGAGGGCGTGGTCGACGCGGTCGGCGAGGCGGCGGTAGTCGCGCAGGACGGCCTTGGGGAGGGCCTTCTTCGCCTTCTTGCGGGCGGCGGGGCGCAGGGGCGGGGCGGCGAGGAGGGCGTCGAGGCGGTCGAGGAGGGCGAGGTGGCGGGCGGAGTCCAGGGCGACGAGCCCGCGGCTCTTCGCCTCGCCGCTCCTGGTCCTGTCCCAGGTCCGCAGCCGCTTGCGCGCCGGGCCGACGACCAGTGCGGGCGGCAGCGCGTCGAGCGCGGCGCTCAGCCGGGCCTCGAGCACCTCCTGGTCCCGGGCGTGCCCGAGCTCCCCGGCCAGCCACTTCAGCTCCTCGCCGACCGGGTCGGTGACGGCCCGGTCGAGGACCTTCCGGTACGTCTTGAACGCGCTGCGCAGGCGGCGGGCGGCGACGCGCATCTGGTGGACGGCGTCGGGGAGGTCGCGGCGGACGGCGGGGTCGAGGGCGACGAGGGCGTCGACCTGGGTGCGTACGTACGCGAGCACGGCGGCCCCGGCGGTGCCGTCGCCCTCCGTGCCTCCCCTGGCCTCGGGCACGTCCGTACCCGTCTCCTCCAGCGCCCTCGCCAGTTTCGACGGGGACGACGAACGCCGGATGCCCGCCTTCTTCAAGCGCTTCTCGACCGCGTCGAGGAGGGCCTCGTCGGCGCCGGTCGTGTCGTCCGTCAGCTCGACCTCGATCTCGGTCCAGGTGGTGGCGCGGCCGGTGGGGAGGCGTTGGGCGTGGACGGTGTCCGTGGAGAGTTCGGCGAGGGGGGTGCCGTCGGGGGCCGTCAGGTGGTGGACGGCACGGGAGGTGCGGAGGCGGACGACGGGGGCGACGGGCTCGTTGCGGGTGCGGGAGCGGAGGAGCCCCGCCAGGGAGGCCGGGAGGCTCTCCGAGAGCGGGGCTCTGATCTCGTCGCGGATTCCGGTGGCGACCGGGAACTTGAGGTGCCAGCCGGCGTCCGCGCCGCCGGTGCGGCGGCGGAGGGTGAGGGAGGCGGCGGCGAGGCGCAGGTCGGCGGTGTCGTAGTAGACGGCGTCGAGTTCGGTGACGCCCTCGTCGTGGACGGCGGCCACGCCCCGGACCCCGGTCAGGTCCGGGAGCGGCACGTCGGCGCCGTCGGCCTCGTACTTCCGCTCGACCTCGCGCTTCGTCTCCATGAGACGAATCTACGGCCGGAGGCCCTAGGCCGTCATCGGGCGCTGCACGCGGATCGACTGGAGCAGTCCGATCGCCACCCACACCGCGAACATCGACGAGCCGCCGTACGACACGAAGGGCAGCGGGAGGCCGGCGACCGGCATGATGCCGAGTGTCATGCCGATGTTCTCGAAGGCCTGGAAGGCGAACCAGGCGATGATGCCGGCGGCGACGATCGTGCCGTACAGCTCCGTCGTCTCACGCGCTATCCGGCAGGCGCGCCACAGGATGACGCCGAGCAGGACCAGGATGAGGCCCGCTCCGACGAAGCCGAGTTCCTCGCCGGCGACGGTGAAGACGAAGTCGGTCTGCTGTTCGGGGACGAACTGGCCGGTGGTCTGGGAGCCCTTGAAGAGGCCGGCGCCGAGCAGGCCGCCGGAGCCGATGGCGATACGGGCCTGGTTGGTGTTGTAGCCGACGCCGGCCGGGTCGAGGTCGGGGTTGGCGAAGGCGGCGAAGCGGTTGATCTGGTACTCGTCGAGCATGCCGAGCGCGGTGACCAGGACCGCTCCCGCGACGCCCGCGCCGATCAGGCCGAGGACCCAGCGGTTGGAGGCGCCGGAGGCGAGCAGCACGCCGAGCACGATGACCGCCATGACCATCACCGAGCCGAGGTCGGGCATCAGCATGACGATGCCCATCGGCAGGGCGGCGAGGCCGAGGGCCTTGGCGACGGTGCGGTGGTCGGGGTGGAGCTGGTCGCCGGCGTCGACCTTCGCGGCGAGCAGCATCGCCATCACCAGGATGATCGTGATCTTCACGAACTCGCTGGGCTGGAGCGAGAATCCGCCGCCGATCACGATCCACGCGTGCGCGCCGTTGATGGTCGCGCCGAGCGGGGTGAGGACGGCGAGGATCAGCAGGATCGAGATCCCGTAGAGGACCGGCACGGCCCCGCGCAGGGTGCGGTGGCCGAGCCAGATCGTGCCGACCATCAGGGCGAGCCCGATGCCGGTGTTGAGGACGTGCCGGAAGAGGAAGTAGTACGGGTCGCCCTGGTTGAGCGAGGTGCGGCCGCGGGTCGCGGACCACACGAGCAGCGAGCCGATCAGCGACAGCGCGAGCGCCGAGAGCAGGATCGGCCAGTCGAGCCGGCGGAGCACCGAGTCGCGGGCGGTGAGCTTCGCGAGGGTGCCGCGCTCGGGGGCGTAACGGGAGACGGAGAAGCCGTGGGGTGCGCTCATCGGGTCAGAGCCTCCCTCGGTGGGTGGCGGGCGGGCCCGCGAGTTCCTGTGGGTCGTCGTCGGGCTTCTTCGCGGGGTCCGTCGGCGGGTCGGCGGGCGGGTCGGCCTGCTGGGTGCCGTCGGCCGTCGCCTTCTCCGGGTCGACCTTCCCGGCCTCCGGGTCGTACGGCTTGATCTTCGGCGCGTCGATGGAGCCGTCGGCCTCGATCTTCGGCAGCGCCTTCTGCGGCTGCGGCAGGAGGGCCTTCTTCAGGTCCTGCTTGCCGGCGTCGTCGAGCCCGTACAGCGCGTCGTAGATGTTGCGCACGGCGGGGCCGGAGGCGCCGGAGCCCGTACCGCCCTGGGCGATCGTCATGACGATCGCGTAGTCCTTGGTGTACGTGGCGAACCAGGAGGTCGTCTGCTTGCCGTAGACCTCGGCGGTACCCGTCTTGGCGTGCATCGGGATCTTGTCCTGCGGCCAGCCGCCGAACCGCCAGGCGGCCGTACCGCGGGTGGCGACTCCCGCGAGGGCTTCGTCTATCAAGTCGCGGGTCTTGGCGTCGAACGGGAGCCTGCCGTGCGACTTGGGCGCGATCTCGTTCACGGTCTTGCCGTCGGCGCTGATGACGGCCTTGCCGACGCTGGGGTTCCACAGGGTGCCGCCGTTGGAGATGGCGGAGTAGATGGTGGCCATCTGGATGGGGGTGACGAGGGTGTCGCCCTGTCCGATGGAGTAGTTGACGGAGTCACCGGCGCGCATCAGGTTGCCTTCGAGGCAGTTCTCGTAGGAGAGCTGCTGGACGTAGGTGCCGCCCTTCTTGCCGTTCTTGCACCACCAGTCCTTGTTGTCCTCCCAGAACTTCTGCTTCCACTGGCGGTCGGGGACGCGGCCGGTGACCTCGTTGGGGAGGTCGATGCCGGTCTCGGCGCCGAGGCCGAACTGGTGGGCCGTCTTGTAGAACCAGTCGCCCGGGTTCTTCTTCGGCTTCATCCCGCCGTCGCGCTGCCACTGCTGGTGGGCGAGGGCGTAGAAGACGGTGTCGCAGGAGACTTCGAGGGCGCGGCCGAGCGAGATCGGGCCGTGGTTCTGCGACTCGAAGTTCTTGAAGACCTGGTTGCCGATGGAGTACGAGCTGGTGCAGGGGTAGCGGCCGTCGAAGTCGTAGCCGGCGTTGACGGCGGCGGTGGTCGAGATGACCTTGAAGATGGAGCCGGGGGCGGCCTGGCCCTGGATGGCCCGGTTGAGCAGCGGGAAGTTGGAGTTCTTGCCGGTGAGGGCCGCGTAGTCCTTCGCGGAGATGCCGCCGACCCAGGCGTTGGGGTCGTAGTCGGGCTGCGAGGCCATGGCGACGACGCGGCCGGTCTTCGCCTCCATGACGACGACGGCGCCGGCGTCGGCCTTGTAGTTCTCGTTGGTGTTCTTGTCGAAGGTCTTGCGGGCCTCGACCATCGCGTTGTGCAGCTC from Streptomyces fradiae includes:
- a CDS encoding TIGR03960 family B12-binding radical SAM protein, which gives rise to MSAAESVFPQLEALLPHVQKPIQYVGGELNSTVKPWESADVRWALMYPDAYEVGLPNQGVMILYEVLNERDGVLAERTYSVWPDLEALMREHNVPQFTVDSHRPVSAFDVFGLSFSTELGYTNMLTALDLAGIPLESKDRTVDHPIVLAGGHAAFNPEPIADFIDAAIIGDGEQAVLDMTEIIRQWKAEGRPGGREEVLFRLAKTGSVYIPGFYDVEYLPDGRIGRVVPNKSGVPWRVSKHTVMDLDEWPYPKQPLVPLAETVHERMSVEIFRGCTRGCRFCQAGMITRPVRERSITGIGEMVERGLKATGFEEVGLLSLSSADHSEIGDIAKGLADRYTDDKVGLSLPSTRVDAFNVDLANELTRNGRRSGLTFAPEGGSERMRKVINKMVSEEDLIRTVATAYGNGWRQVKLYFMCGLPTETDEDVLQIADMAINVIAKGREVSGQNDIRCTVSIGGFVPKPHTPFQWAPQLSAEETDERLQKLRDKIRGDKKYGRSIGFRYHDGKPGIVEGLLSRGDRRIGAVIRAVYEDGGRFDGWREHFSYDRWMACAEKTLPEFGVDVAWYTTRERTYEEVLPWDHLDSGLDKDWLWEDWQDALDETEVEDCRWTPCFDCGVCPQMDTHIQIGPTGKKLLPLTVVK
- a CDS encoding CHAD domain-containing protein, with amino-acid sequence METKREVERKYEADGADVPLPDLTGVRGVAAVHDEGVTELDAVYYDTADLRLAAASLTLRRRTGGADAGWHLKFPVATGIRDEIRAPLSESLPASLAGLLRSRTRNEPVAPVVRLRTSRAVHHLTAPDGTPLAELSTDTVHAQRLPTGRATTWTEIEVELTDDTTGADEALLDAVEKRLKKAGIRRSSSPSKLARALEETGTDVPEARGGTEGDGTAGAAVLAYVRTQVDALVALDPAVRRDLPDAVHQMRVAARRLRSAFKTYRKVLDRAVTDPVGEELKWLAGELGHARDQEVLEARLSAALDALPPALVVGPARKRLRTWDRTRSGEAKSRGLVALDSARHLALLDRLDALLAAPPLRPAARKKAKKALPKAVLRDYRRLADRVDHALALDPGTERDLALHEARKAAKRARYAGEAATPTLGKPAKRFAKRMKRVQSCLGDHQDSVVARAALLDLATEAHEAGESAFTWGVLHGREAQAAEADERALPELWDRASAPEIRAALTH
- the rodA gene encoding rod shape-determining protein RodA, producing the protein MSAPHGFSVSRYAPERGTLAKLTARDSVLRRLDWPILLSALALSLIGSLLVWSATRGRTSLNQGDPYYFLFRHVLNTGIGLALMVGTIWLGHRTLRGAVPVLYGISILLILAVLTPLGATINGAHAWIVIGGGFSLQPSEFVKITIILVMAMLLAAKVDAGDQLHPDHRTVAKALGLAALPMGIVMLMPDLGSVMVMAVIVLGVLLASGASNRWVLGLIGAGVAGAVLVTALGMLDEYQINRFAAFANPDLDPAGVGYNTNQARIAIGSGGLLGAGLFKGSQTTGQFVPEQQTDFVFTVAGEELGFVGAGLILVLLGVILWRACRIARETTELYGTIVAAGIIAWFAFQAFENIGMTLGIMPVAGLPLPFVSYGGSSMFAVWVAIGLLQSIRVQRPMTA
- the mrdA gene encoding penicillin-binding protein 2; this translates as MSNIPETGRTPRVQIRLVVIQVLVFSLLFTLGGRLWYLQIRNGKEYTDEAKNNHVQQVVQPAVRGSILDARGVPLADNETRLVVSASRTELMKMKDDGKGVLTRLAGILGMKPEEVVNKIRLCDSKTPKPCWNGSPYQPIPVTDEATTQQALQIRERAEDFPGITAEPAAVRRYPAPGKSRTSQVLGYLSPVTDEEITKAKDTDSPYLRSDQVGRSGLERTYDKQLRGKAGVTRYEVDNLGRVIGQAKSDQAVPGANVVTSIDARVQAVAEWELHNAMVEARKTFDKNTNENYKADAGAVVVMEAKTGRVVAMASQPDYDPNAWVGGISAKDYAALTGKNSNFPLLNRAIQGQAAPGSIFKVISTTAAVNAGYDFDGRYPCTSSYSIGNQVFKNFESQNHGPISLGRALEVSCDTVFYALAHQQWQRDGGMKPKKNPGDWFYKTAHQFGLGAETGIDLPNEVTGRVPDRQWKQKFWEDNKDWWCKNGKKGGTYVQQLSYENCLEGNLMRAGDSVNYSIGQGDTLVTPIQMATIYSAISNGGTLWNPSVGKAVISADGKTVNEIAPKSHGRLPFDAKTRDLIDEALAGVATRGTAAWRFGGWPQDKIPMHAKTGTAEVYGKQTTSWFATYTKDYAIVMTIAQGGTGSGASGPAVRNIYDALYGLDDAGKQDLKKALLPQPQKALPKIEADGSIDAPKIKPYDPEAGKVDPEKATADGTQQADPPADPPTDPAKKPDDDPQELAGPPATHRGRL